One window from the genome of Pedococcus badiiscoriae encodes:
- a CDS encoding LysR family transcriptional regulator, which produces MIDAAGLRVMKAIADEGSFTGAALSLGYSQPAISQMVRRLEQRTGTVLVERVGRNVRLTEAGQVLARHAVAVLSALDAAEEEVAAIAGLRAGRVRLMAFPSSSATLVPRALALVKQRFPDVQVTFTEAEPPESLAALKAGECDLAVAFAYEGTDVGRGEEDLELFVTHKLLDDEVRLALPREHPLAALDMVDLSALAQENWIAGCPRCRGHLLQMCATAGFSPHVGFETEDYVAVLGLVAEGLGVALIPDLILRTAHHRDVVTLPINPASRRSISVVTTADLQRVPAVQATIDALVEAAKAKPRVLAST; this is translated from the coding sequence ATGATCGACGCCGCAGGTCTCCGTGTCATGAAGGCCATTGCCGATGAGGGCAGCTTCACCGGTGCAGCCCTGTCACTGGGCTACTCCCAGCCAGCGATCTCGCAGATGGTGCGCCGCCTCGAGCAGCGCACCGGCACCGTGCTGGTCGAGCGCGTCGGACGCAACGTCCGCCTGACCGAGGCCGGGCAGGTCCTCGCGCGCCACGCCGTCGCCGTGCTCTCCGCTCTGGACGCCGCCGAGGAGGAGGTCGCCGCGATCGCCGGGCTGCGTGCCGGGCGGGTCCGCCTGATGGCCTTCCCCTCCAGCTCGGCCACGCTCGTCCCCCGGGCGCTCGCCCTCGTGAAGCAGCGGTTCCCCGACGTCCAGGTCACCTTCACCGAGGCCGAACCGCCCGAGTCCCTCGCCGCCCTCAAGGCCGGCGAGTGCGACCTCGCCGTGGCCTTCGCGTACGAGGGCACTGACGTGGGCCGCGGCGAGGAGGATCTGGAGCTCTTCGTCACCCACAAGCTCCTCGATGACGAGGTCCGCCTCGCCCTCCCCCGTGAGCACCCCCTCGCGGCGCTGGACATGGTGGACCTGTCCGCGCTCGCGCAGGAGAACTGGATCGCCGGCTGCCCGCGCTGCCGGGGCCACCTGCTGCAGATGTGCGCGACCGCCGGCTTCTCTCCCCATGTCGGGTTCGAGACCGAGGACTACGTGGCCGTCCTCGGCCTCGTCGCCGAGGGGCTGGGGGTGGCCCTGATCCCCGATCTCATCCTGCGCACGGCCCACCACCGCGACGTCGTCACGCTCCCGATCAACCCGGCCTCCCGGCGGTCCATCAGCGTGGTCACGACGGCCGACCTGCAGCGCGTGCCAGCGGTCCAGGCCACCATCGACGCCCTCGTCGAGGCGGCGAAGGCCAAACCCCGCGTCCTGGCGAGCACCTGA
- a CDS encoding ComEC/Rec2 family competence protein encodes MNDRPGQVRDGAVQPRLLDLRMLVPALTSWVVSAATLGIAPRVLAVAAVCSAVVAGVLVWGPPRRRSGRSGRSASLVAIVLGAITLVLAATAGQVSSREAGPVRALAAERASVTMTGVVTRDPVVVGGRRLDGATVRLTLRVEEVVGRGRVARVSTPVLVVADQRWETVRWHERVRVQGTLVAAAPGDGVVAVLRPRGAPRSLAAPGLVARGAEHLRSGLREAAAPLPADARGLLPALVIGDTSRTPQDLTDAMLATGMTHLSAVSGSNVSVILAFALGGASLAGVRRRWRPLVAVVVLAGFVVLARPEPSVLRAATMGTIGLIGLSRSRRAAGIPVLSAAVVALLVVDPWLSRSYGFALSTLATLGLLLFTRSWGDAVGRRLPTRIRGWGPAMAIPVAAQAMCAPVVVLLQGSVSVVAVVANLLAAPLVAPATVTGVTAAAVAPLWPFGASLLCWVGALPALGIAWVARTCATVPGGTLPWPDGAPGAILLAVLTVFVLVSGRWWTHRARLHPVIAASVCLLVLAGAAPTSAVTWPPTGWRFVACDVGQGDGLVLATTPGHAVLVDAGSDPAAINACLRRLEVSVLDSIVLSHFHADHVDGLPGVLAGRDVREILATPIRDPPYQWVQVQGWARARGIPVRDLSAGDHLTWPGLTAEVWWPARRIASGSVPNNASVVMAVRSGPVDLLLLGDVEREAAHAVLLELRRSQAMSTQASAFDVVKVAHHGSGNLDEGLIEAVRAPLAVISVGKDNDYGHPSPKALEVLQRNGYAVYRTDQRGDVAVVADGDGVAVTWRRR; translated from the coding sequence GTGAACGACCGGCCCGGGCAGGTCCGGGACGGTGCCGTCCAGCCACGCCTGCTCGACCTGCGGATGCTCGTCCCGGCTCTGACGTCGTGGGTCGTCAGCGCCGCCACGCTCGGTATCGCGCCCCGGGTCCTGGCGGTGGCAGCCGTGTGCAGCGCCGTCGTCGCGGGCGTCCTCGTGTGGGGCCCGCCCCGTCGGCGCTCCGGACGCTCCGGGCGCTCGGCGAGCCTCGTCGCGATCGTCCTGGGTGCGATCACCCTGGTCCTGGCGGCGACGGCAGGGCAGGTCTCTTCGCGCGAGGCCGGACCGGTGCGGGCCCTGGCCGCTGAGCGTGCCTCGGTCACCATGACGGGCGTCGTGACCCGCGATCCGGTGGTCGTGGGCGGCCGACGGCTGGACGGCGCGACTGTGCGTCTCACCCTCCGCGTGGAGGAGGTCGTCGGACGGGGGAGGGTGGCCCGGGTCTCCACGCCGGTGCTCGTCGTGGCCGACCAGCGCTGGGAGACGGTGCGCTGGCACGAACGGGTACGGGTGCAGGGGACGCTGGTCGCGGCCGCACCGGGTGACGGCGTGGTGGCCGTCCTGCGCCCCCGTGGCGCACCGCGTTCGCTCGCGGCTCCGGGACTGGTCGCCAGAGGCGCCGAGCACCTCCGGTCGGGACTGCGCGAGGCGGCGGCGCCACTGCCTGCCGACGCCCGTGGCCTCCTCCCCGCGCTGGTGATCGGGGACACCAGCCGGACCCCGCAGGACCTCACGGACGCGATGCTCGCGACCGGGATGACCCACCTGTCGGCGGTCTCGGGGAGCAATGTCAGCGTGATCCTGGCGTTCGCCCTGGGAGGCGCCTCGCTGGCGGGCGTACGCCGTCGCTGGCGGCCGCTCGTGGCGGTGGTGGTGCTGGCGGGGTTCGTCGTCCTCGCCCGGCCGGAGCCCAGCGTCCTGCGGGCCGCGACGATGGGGACCATCGGGCTGATCGGGCTGAGCCGGTCGCGGCGGGCGGCCGGCATACCCGTCCTGTCCGCGGCGGTGGTCGCTCTGCTCGTCGTCGACCCGTGGCTGAGCAGGTCGTACGGCTTCGCCCTGTCCACGCTCGCCACGCTGGGGCTGTTGCTGTTCACCCGCAGCTGGGGAGACGCGGTCGGGCGACGGCTCCCGACCCGCATCCGAGGTTGGGGTCCCGCCATGGCCATTCCCGTTGCGGCACAGGCGATGTGCGCACCTGTCGTCGTGCTGCTCCAGGGATCGGTGTCGGTGGTCGCCGTGGTGGCCAACCTGCTCGCCGCTCCGCTGGTGGCCCCTGCGACGGTCACCGGTGTGACGGCCGCCGCCGTGGCCCCGCTCTGGCCGTTCGGGGCATCGCTGCTGTGCTGGGTCGGTGCCCTGCCCGCGCTGGGCATCGCCTGGGTGGCCCGCACCTGCGCCACCGTGCCGGGTGGCACGCTGCCGTGGCCGGACGGTGCGCCCGGAGCCATCCTCCTCGCCGTCCTGACCGTGTTCGTGCTGGTCAGTGGCAGGTGGTGGACGCACCGAGCGCGGCTGCACCCGGTCATCGCAGCCAGCGTGTGCCTGCTCGTCCTGGCAGGGGCTGCCCCGACGTCGGCGGTCACCTGGCCGCCGACGGGCTGGCGCTTCGTGGCGTGCGACGTCGGGCAGGGCGATGGCCTGGTCCTGGCCACGACGCCCGGTCATGCCGTGCTGGTGGATGCCGGGTCGGACCCGGCGGCGATCAACGCGTGCTTGCGTCGACTTGAGGTGTCAGTGCTGGATTCCATTGTCCTGAGCCATTTCCACGCCGACCACGTCGATGGCCTTCCCGGTGTACTGGCGGGCCGCGATGTCCGTGAGATCCTCGCGACTCCGATTCGCGACCCTCCCTACCAGTGGGTGCAGGTGCAGGGGTGGGCCCGGGCACGCGGCATACCGGTCCGCGACCTGTCCGCCGGTGACCACCTGACCTGGCCGGGTCTGACGGCCGAAGTGTGGTGGCCGGCACGACGGATCGCCTCCGGGTCCGTGCCGAACAATGCCAGCGTGGTGATGGCGGTGCGCTCCGGTCCGGTCGACCTGTTGTTGCTGGGGGACGTCGAGCGCGAGGCGGCCCACGCCGTGCTCCTCGAGCTGAGACGCAGCCAGGCGATGTCGACGCAGGCGTCCGCGTTCGACGTCGTGAAGGTCGCCCACCACGGCTCGGGCAACCTCGACGAGGGACTCATCGAGGCCGTCCGCGCGCCGCTGGCTGTGATCAGCGTGGGCAAAGACAACGACTACGGACACCCGTCACCCAAGGCCCTGGAGGTGTTGCAGCGCAACGGGTATGCCGTCTACCGCACCGACCAGCGCGGGGACGTCGCCGTGGTGGCGGACGGCGACGGCGTGGCGGTCACGTGGCGTCGCCGATGA
- a CDS encoding helix-hairpin-helix domain-containing protein: MPSRRRPSESSVRVRALLESADRAAERTAERAAGPAASPGVLPSPPAAVVPWLPDRGWIETGTTSRAPERSGKSEGRAGKSEGRAGKPQGRSGKPEVARGGRHRRPVPPGPRFLTIPASLRGARLSGPRAAAAGLLLVVLVAAAGFGVRVAWAKAASTPQVVAPARPGSALGAGASTGSGFASSNTASGGGGPPAAVTVHVVGQVAHPGVFRLQAGSRVSDAVAKAGARAGADLAAINLARPVVDGEQIRVPKPGEVLLGVAGGAGSAAGSAGTGSTGGSAGGSAGGSAGGGAGAGRVNLNSATATELEALPGVGPVLAQRILDWRTEHGRFASVDELGEVSGIGEKIFAALQPKVTV; encoded by the coding sequence ATGCCGTCTCGTCGTCGACCGTCCGAGTCCTCGGTCCGCGTGCGGGCCCTCCTGGAGTCCGCAGACCGTGCAGCCGAGCGCACAGCCGAGCGCGCGGCGGGGCCCGCTGCGTCACCCGGGGTGCTGCCGTCGCCCCCTGCTGCGGTGGTGCCGTGGCTGCCCGACCGAGGGTGGATCGAGACGGGCACCACGAGTCGCGCGCCTGAGCGGTCGGGCAAGTCCGAGGGGCGCGCGGGCAAGTCCGAGGGGCGCGCGGGCAAGCCGCAGGGGCGGTCGGGCAAGCCGGAGGTCGCGCGCGGCGGCCGCCATCGGCGACCGGTCCCGCCCGGCCCGCGTTTCCTGACCATCCCCGCGTCCCTGCGCGGCGCACGCCTCAGCGGGCCGCGTGCGGCTGCGGCAGGCCTGCTGCTGGTGGTGCTCGTGGCCGCGGCGGGCTTCGGGGTCCGGGTGGCCTGGGCCAAGGCGGCCAGCACCCCGCAGGTCGTGGCGCCGGCGCGACCCGGTTCGGCGCTGGGCGCCGGTGCGTCGACCGGCAGCGGGTTCGCCTCGTCGAACACCGCCTCAGGAGGTGGTGGGCCGCCCGCCGCCGTCACTGTGCACGTGGTCGGCCAGGTGGCCCACCCAGGTGTCTTCAGGCTGCAGGCGGGCTCCCGCGTCTCCGACGCCGTGGCCAAGGCGGGCGCGCGCGCTGGCGCCGACCTGGCCGCGATCAACCTGGCGCGTCCGGTGGTCGACGGCGAGCAGATCCGTGTGCCGAAGCCGGGCGAGGTCCTGTTGGGAGTGGCTGGGGGAGCCGGCTCGGCGGCGGGGTCCGCAGGCACCGGGAGCACCGGCGGCAGCGCGGGAGGGAGCGCTGGAGGGAGCGCGGGCGGGGGTGCCGGGGCCGGGCGGGTCAACCTCAACTCCGCGACTGCCACCGAGCTCGAGGCACTGCCAGGGGTCGGGCCGGTCCTGGCCCAGCGGATTCTCGACTGGCGCACCGAGCACGGTCGGTTCGCATCCGTCGACGAGCTCGGCGAGGTCAGCGGGATCGGCGAGAAGATCTTCGCCGCGCTGCAACCCAAGGTGACGGTGTGA
- the plsY gene encoding glycerol-3-phosphate 1-O-acyltransferase PlsY — MTAVAGLSASGLVEAALASAVAFVIGAVNPATILATIFGKDLRHSGSGNPGATNAGRVLGARWGVVVGVFDVLKGLVPVLVAQHFLGTVTALCVGLAVVLGHIWSPFLRGQGGKGVATSLGAILAVQPWFGLGMLVVFGLLLWRTRWVAGASVSACLVLLVLGVLTWFRWVPVGTRETGVWCVLLALLVIYRHRRNIELWISARRDASSTG, encoded by the coding sequence ATGACCGCAGTCGCGGGGCTGTCGGCGTCAGGGCTCGTCGAAGCCGCCCTCGCTTCGGCCGTGGCCTTCGTCATCGGTGCGGTCAACCCGGCGACGATCCTGGCGACGATCTTTGGGAAGGACCTGCGGCACTCCGGTTCGGGCAACCCCGGCGCCACCAACGCCGGCCGGGTGCTCGGGGCGCGGTGGGGAGTCGTGGTCGGAGTCTTCGACGTGCTGAAGGGTCTGGTCCCCGTGCTCGTCGCCCAGCATTTCCTCGGCACGGTCACCGCCCTGTGCGTCGGGCTGGCCGTGGTGCTCGGCCACATCTGGTCGCCATTCCTGCGCGGGCAGGGCGGCAAGGGCGTGGCGACGTCGCTCGGAGCGATCCTGGCGGTCCAGCCGTGGTTCGGGCTGGGGATGCTCGTGGTCTTCGGCCTGCTGCTGTGGCGGACGCGCTGGGTCGCCGGGGCCTCGGTGTCCGCGTGCCTCGTGCTGCTGGTGCTGGGGGTGCTGACGTGGTTCCGGTGGGTGCCGGTGGGCACCCGCGAGACGGGGGTCTGGTGCGTGCTCCTCGCGCTGCTCGTCATCTACCGGCACCGGCGCAACATCGAGCTGTGGATCTCGGCGCGACGGGATGCCTCGTCCACAGGCTGA
- a CDS encoding DegV family protein has product MSIAIVTDSTAYLPAAELDAHAIQVVPLHVIVGGTEFSEGVDITTAEVAAALRAFKPVSTSRPSPQSFLDAYEKAAASGADGIVSVHISADMSSTIESAHLAAQRSPVPVTVVDSRSLGMAMGFAVLSAAELAEQGGSLEDVAAQASSRAEASTVVFYVDTLEHLRRGGRIGSASAFLGSALAIKPILGLVDGQIRPLEKVRTSSRALARLEELAMSAVDKAGSAVDIAVHHLDSQSRADSLAARLADRLDGLPDGGAVRVVELGAVVGAHVGPGTIAVAVCPRPNP; this is encoded by the coding sequence GTGAGCATCGCGATCGTCACCGACTCCACGGCATACCTGCCGGCCGCGGAGCTCGATGCGCACGCGATCCAGGTGGTGCCGCTGCACGTCATCGTGGGCGGCACCGAGTTCAGCGAGGGTGTGGACATCACGACCGCGGAGGTTGCGGCGGCGCTGCGTGCGTTCAAGCCGGTGTCCACGTCGCGACCCTCACCGCAGTCGTTCCTCGACGCGTACGAGAAGGCAGCCGCAAGCGGCGCCGACGGCATCGTCTCCGTGCACATCTCGGCCGACATGTCCTCGACGATCGAGTCGGCGCACCTTGCGGCACAACGCTCCCCGGTCCCCGTGACGGTCGTCGACTCACGGTCGCTCGGCATGGCCATGGGGTTTGCCGTGCTGTCCGCCGCAGAGCTGGCCGAACAGGGTGGGTCGCTGGAAGACGTTGCGGCTCAAGCGAGTTCGCGAGCCGAGGCCTCCACGGTGGTGTTCTACGTCGACACGCTGGAGCACCTGCGACGCGGTGGCCGGATCGGCTCGGCCTCCGCGTTCCTGGGCTCGGCCCTGGCGATCAAGCCCATCCTGGGCCTCGTCGACGGGCAGATCAGGCCGCTGGAGAAGGTGCGCACCTCGTCCCGCGCGCTGGCCCGGCTCGAGGAGCTCGCCATGTCGGCGGTCGACAAGGCAGGGTCGGCGGTCGACATCGCGGTGCACCACCTGGACTCGCAGTCCCGCGCCGACTCCCTGGCAGCCCGACTGGCCGATCGCCTCGACGGGCTGCCGGACGGGGGTGCCGTGCGCGTCGTCGAGCTGGGCGCTGTCGTCGGAGCCCACGTCGGTCCGGGGACCATCGCCGTCGCGGTCTGTCCGCGACCGAACCCATGA
- the leuS gene encoding leucine--tRNA ligase: MSETPYRYTAELAQTIELDWQDRWQQEGTFHAPNPAGPWAEPDKVAGREKLLVLDMFPYPSGAGLHVGHPLGYIATDVFARYHRMTGKNVLHCLGYDAFGLPAEQFAVQTGQHPRKTTEENMVVMKRQLRRLGLGHDDRRTIATIDPGYYKWTQWIFTQIYNAWYDPQAVRPDGGQGRARPISELVAQFESGDRPTPDGREWAALLPAERSDILDEFRLSYTSEAPVNWAPGLGTVLSNEEVTNDGRSERGNFPVFKTNLRQWMMRITAYADRLADDLDRVDWPDKVKAMQRNWIGRSQGARVAFPVVGHDARIEVFTTRPDTLFGATFMVLAPEHPLVEAIVSRGDWPAGTKPAWTGGESSPAAAVAAYRLAASRKSDVERQTEGKDKTGVFTGAFATNPVNGQRIPVFIADYVLMGYGTGAIMAVPGQDQRDWDFAKQYGLPIIRTVQPSQGHPEDEPFTGEGPAINSSNDEVSLDGMAVPEAKATIIEWLAKKGFGEPTVSYKLRDWLFSRQRYWGEPFPIVFDEDGVSHAVPDSMLPVELPDVPDYSPKTFEPEDASSQPEPPLGRVEDWVNVELDLGDGRGVRKYRRETNTMPNWAGSCWYYLRYLDPANDEAFVDPENEAYWMGPRPTPVLGAPDGAVDPGGVDLYIGGVEHAVLHLLYARFWHKVLYDLGHVTSDEPFRKYFSQGYIQAPAYRDDRGQPVEASEVEEVVDPATGEQSFTWHGQPVTREFGKIGKSLKNVVSPDEMFEQYGADTLRVYEMSMGPLELSKPWETRAVVGAQRFLQRLWRNVVDEETGDVRVADAPLDDATARTLHRTIDAVSTDFATLGFNTAIARLIELNNALTKLDAVPREAAEKLVVMVAPLAPHIAEELWQRLGHDESITFEAFPVADPALLVEDTVTCVVQIKGKVRDRLEVPADITEDALREQVLALPKVVAATEGGIRTVIVRAPKLVNIVPL, from the coding sequence ATGAGCGAGACGCCGTACCGCTACACCGCCGAGCTGGCCCAGACGATCGAGCTGGACTGGCAGGACCGCTGGCAGCAGGAGGGCACCTTCCACGCGCCCAACCCTGCGGGGCCCTGGGCCGAGCCCGACAAGGTTGCCGGTCGCGAGAAGCTGCTCGTCCTCGACATGTTCCCCTACCCCAGCGGTGCGGGCCTGCACGTCGGTCACCCGTTGGGCTACATCGCGACCGACGTCTTCGCGCGGTACCACCGGATGACCGGCAAGAACGTCCTGCACTGCCTGGGCTACGACGCCTTCGGCCTGCCCGCGGAGCAGTTCGCCGTGCAGACCGGCCAGCACCCGCGCAAGACGACCGAGGAGAACATGGTCGTGATGAAGCGCCAGCTGCGCAGGCTGGGGCTCGGTCACGACGACCGTCGGACCATCGCGACGATCGACCCCGGCTACTACAAGTGGACGCAGTGGATCTTCACCCAGATCTACAACGCCTGGTACGACCCGCAGGCCGTCCGTCCGGACGGTGGGCAGGGCCGCGCCCGGCCGATCTCGGAGCTCGTCGCCCAGTTCGAGTCCGGCGACCGCCCTACCCCGGACGGTCGGGAGTGGGCTGCGCTGTTGCCTGCCGAGCGCTCCGACATCCTCGACGAGTTCCGGCTGAGCTACACGTCCGAGGCGCCGGTGAACTGGGCTCCCGGGCTCGGCACCGTGCTGTCCAACGAGGAGGTCACCAACGACGGCCGCTCCGAGCGCGGCAACTTCCCCGTCTTCAAGACCAACCTGCGCCAGTGGATGATGCGGATCACCGCGTATGCCGACCGGCTGGCTGACGACCTCGACCGCGTCGACTGGCCGGACAAGGTCAAGGCCATGCAGCGCAACTGGATCGGGCGCAGCCAAGGGGCCCGGGTCGCCTTCCCGGTGGTCGGTCACGACGCGAGGATCGAGGTCTTCACCACCCGTCCCGACACGCTCTTCGGTGCGACCTTCATGGTGCTGGCACCGGAGCACCCGCTGGTGGAGGCGATCGTGTCCCGGGGCGACTGGCCCGCCGGCACCAAGCCGGCCTGGACGGGCGGCGAGTCGTCCCCGGCAGCCGCCGTCGCGGCATACCGGTTGGCGGCGTCGCGCAAGAGCGACGTGGAGCGCCAGACCGAGGGCAAGGACAAGACCGGCGTGTTCACCGGCGCCTTCGCCACGAATCCCGTGAACGGACAACGGATCCCGGTGTTCATCGCCGACTACGTGCTGATGGGCTACGGCACCGGGGCCATCATGGCCGTGCCGGGCCAGGACCAGCGCGACTGGGACTTCGCGAAGCAGTACGGCCTGCCGATCATCCGCACGGTGCAACCGTCGCAAGGCCACCCGGAGGACGAGCCGTTCACCGGTGAGGGACCCGCGATCAACTCGTCCAACGACGAGGTGTCCTTGGACGGGATGGCGGTCCCGGAGGCCAAGGCGACCATCATCGAGTGGTTGGCGAAGAAGGGGTTCGGCGAGCCCACGGTGAGCTACAAGCTGCGCGACTGGCTGTTCAGCCGGCAGCGCTACTGGGGCGAGCCGTTCCCGATCGTCTTCGACGAGGACGGTGTCAGCCACGCGGTGCCGGACTCGATGCTGCCGGTCGAGCTGCCCGACGTCCCGGACTACTCGCCCAAGACGTTCGAGCCCGAGGACGCGAGCAGCCAGCCCGAACCGCCGCTGGGCCGGGTCGAGGACTGGGTCAACGTCGAGCTCGACCTGGGGGACGGCCGGGGCGTCCGCAAGTACCGGCGCGAGACCAACACGATGCCCAACTGGGCCGGGTCCTGTTGGTACTACCTGCGCTACCTCGATCCGGCGAACGACGAGGCCTTCGTCGACCCCGAGAACGAGGCCTACTGGATGGGCCCCCGCCCGACTCCCGTCCTGGGCGCACCGGACGGCGCCGTCGACCCCGGTGGTGTGGACCTCTACATCGGTGGGGTGGAGCACGCCGTGCTGCACCTGCTGTATGCGCGCTTCTGGCACAAGGTGCTCTACGACCTGGGCCACGTCACCAGTGACGAGCCGTTCCGCAAGTACTTCTCGCAGGGGTACATCCAGGCGCCCGCCTACCGCGACGACCGCGGTCAGCCCGTCGAGGCCTCGGAGGTCGAGGAGGTGGTCGACCCGGCCACCGGCGAGCAGTCGTTCACGTGGCACGGCCAGCCCGTCACCCGTGAGTTCGGCAAGATCGGCAAGTCGCTCAAGAACGTCGTCAGCCCGGACGAGATGTTCGAGCAGTACGGCGCCGACACGCTTCGGGTGTACGAGATGTCGATGGGTCCCCTCGAGCTCAGCAAGCCGTGGGAGACCCGTGCGGTCGTGGGGGCGCAGCGGTTCCTGCAGCGCTTGTGGCGCAACGTCGTCGACGAGGAGACCGGAGACGTGAGGGTGGCCGACGCGCCGCTGGACGACGCGACGGCCAGGACGCTGCACCGCACGATCGACGCCGTCTCCACGGACTTCGCGACCCTGGGCTTCAACACGGCCATCGCACGGTTGATCGAGCTGAACAACGCGCTGACCAAGCTCGACGCCGTGCCGCGCGAGGCGGCCGAGAAGCTGGTCGTCATGGTGGCGCCACTGGCTCCGCACATCGCGGAGGAGCTGTGGCAGCGGCTGGGTCACGACGAGTCGATCACCTTCGAGGCATTCCCGGTGGCCGACCCGGCTCTGCTGGTCGAGGACACGGTCACGTGCGTCGTGCAGATCAAGGGCAAGGTCCGCGACCGGCTGGAGGTTCCCGCCGACATCACCGAGGACGCCCTGCGCGAGCAGGTCCTGGCGCTGCCCAAGGTCGTCGCGGCGACCGAGGGCGGCATCCGCACGGTCATCGTCCGGGCCCCCAAGCTCGTCAACATCGTCCCCCTGTGA
- a CDS encoding sigma-70 family RNA polymerase sigma factor, whose product MSTTTRATARTTTAATARTAALDAVPTPPTSQPTTQPTTPHDRADALLLLALSAADERDAESLRDEAVLLTLDLPEQVARRYAGRGIEHDDLVQVGRLGLVKAAAGYRAGIGSCFAAYAMPTISGEVKRHFRDCGWSVRPPRRLQEVRALLGAEEEQLAQQLHRTPTRHEVAERLGIDPSEVTSAKLCGSAYSAVSLDEPDDRGAARVEVFAQESADIDRMLSLSALQTALGVLTDRELLILRLRFVEERTQSEIGRVLGVSQMQVSRLLTSILATLREGLADPAYAA is encoded by the coding sequence ATGTCCACGACCACCCGGGCGACAGCCCGAACAACCACGGCGGCGACAGCCCGAACGGCCGCTCTCGACGCGGTGCCCACCCCGCCGACGAGCCAGCCCACGACCCAGCCCACGACTCCGCACGACCGCGCGGACGCCCTGCTGCTGCTCGCGCTGAGCGCCGCTGACGAGCGCGACGCCGAGTCCCTGCGCGACGAGGCCGTGCTGCTCACCCTCGACCTGCCCGAGCAGGTGGCCCGGCGCTACGCGGGCCGCGGGATCGAGCACGACGACCTCGTCCAGGTCGGTCGGCTCGGGCTGGTGAAGGCCGCAGCCGGCTACCGGGCCGGGATCGGCAGCTGCTTCGCCGCCTATGCCATGCCGACGATCTCTGGAGAGGTCAAGCGACACTTCCGCGACTGCGGCTGGTCCGTGCGTCCGCCCCGCAGGCTCCAGGAGGTGCGCGCCCTGCTCGGTGCCGAGGAGGAGCAGCTCGCCCAGCAGCTGCATCGCACCCCGACGCGTCACGAGGTCGCGGAGCGGCTCGGGATCGACCCGAGCGAGGTCACCTCGGCGAAGCTGTGCGGTTCGGCCTACTCGGCCGTGTCCCTGGACGAGCCCGACGACCGCGGCGCCGCGCGGGTCGAGGTGTTCGCGCAGGAGAGCGCCGACATCGACCGGATGCTCAGCCTCAGCGCGTTGCAGACCGCACTCGGGGTCCTCACCGACCGAGAGCTGCTCATCCTCCGGTTGCGCTTCGTCGAGGAGCGCACCCAGTCGGAGATCGGACGGGTGCTCGGAGTGAGCCAGATGCAGGTCTCCCGGCTGCTCACCTCCATCCTCGCGACGTTGCGCGAGGGGCTGGCGGACCCGGCCTACGCCGCCTGA
- a CDS encoding hemerythrin domain-containing protein, with translation MSTDAIVILKDDHKEVRALFREFEKSTTTKARKGAIVSKVIELLTVHTYIENEVMYPEVRRLLPELEDDVLESYEEHHVADVLVMELSTLKPGDERFEAKTTVLIESVRHHMEEEEQDWFPKVREGLGRNQLQDLGARLLEAKRRAPRSPAQPSALKKAVDAVVS, from the coding sequence ATGTCCACCGACGCCATCGTCATCCTCAAGGACGACCACAAAGAGGTCCGCGCGCTCTTCCGCGAGTTCGAGAAGTCCACCACGACGAAGGCCCGCAAGGGCGCGATCGTCTCGAAGGTCATCGAGCTGCTGACCGTCCACACCTACATCGAGAACGAGGTGATGTACCCCGAGGTACGTCGCCTGCTCCCCGAGCTCGAGGACGACGTGCTCGAGTCCTACGAGGAGCACCACGTCGCCGACGTCCTCGTGATGGAGCTCTCCACCCTGAAGCCCGGTGACGAGCGCTTCGAGGCCAAGACCACGGTCCTCATCGAGAGCGTCCGGCATCACATGGAGGAGGAGGAGCAGGACTGGTTCCCGAAGGTGCGGGAGGGGCTCGGTCGCAACCAGCTCCAGGACCTGGGCGCGCGACTCCTGGAGGCCAAGCGCAGGGCACCGCGCTCGCCGGCCCAGCCCAGCGCCCTCAAGAAGGCCGTCGACGCGGTGGTGTCCTGA